A genomic region of Roseateles amylovorans contains the following coding sequences:
- a CDS encoding GGDEF domain-containing protein: MPQQPPALIAKAALRRLALGQLEPTPENYARAYAQEAGEPHRDGGASQTLPDRAQVPLARMLSLAVPELQQRQNLATQMREGRWDELQRSLEALQQTHGPGAQAEQLAQLVERLMRGLERGGRQWTLARKKDGVLRVLSSNRSDPQRLMQRLRQLVISWDSDASDVRVETQPAPLDDGQDDDDRNGGTPSQFFTEDEAEAPSAPPPASDGVQRYGELDTLLSGDGDGAGADAAAQAQALQAWPDIGRSLSGTVTHALRGDDLRAQELIAEIDAAHAELVRDGATPERATQLEALCARVRRWLDHRGHAFSELGKLCGELTDSLADLAEDDSWAQGQCEAMGQTLSQGLTARSVRSVSELLHSTRARQHSLREERGRARDALKGLINRMLQELGELGQHTDRFTDSVGKYAEVIEQADTLESLAGVVREMVEESRSVQSLVQQTRGRLRDEHDRASQLAERVEQLEGELRKLSSEVQTDQLTQVANRRGLIATFETEKAKLEREPKPMALALLDIDNFKKLNDSLGHAAGDEALKSLAARVSGMLRPGDKVGRWGGEEFVLILPEAPLEEAQAVLMRLQRSLSASLFMHEGRDVFVTFSAGVTLYRQGETLELALDRADEALYEAKRTGKNRACVA; encoded by the coding sequence ATGCCGCAGCAGCCCCCCGCACTGATCGCCAAGGCGGCCTTGCGCCGACTGGCCCTGGGCCAACTCGAACCCACGCCTGAGAACTACGCGCGCGCCTATGCGCAGGAAGCCGGCGAGCCGCATCGGGACGGCGGCGCATCGCAGACCTTGCCGGACCGGGCCCAGGTGCCCCTGGCCCGCATGCTGAGCCTGGCGGTCCCTGAACTGCAGCAGCGCCAGAACCTGGCGACCCAGATGCGCGAAGGCCGCTGGGACGAGCTTCAGCGCTCGCTCGAAGCCCTGCAGCAGACCCACGGGCCCGGCGCCCAGGCGGAGCAACTGGCTCAGTTGGTCGAGCGCCTGATGCGCGGCCTGGAACGTGGCGGCCGCCAATGGACGCTGGCCCGCAAAAAGGACGGCGTGCTGCGGGTGCTCTCCAGCAACCGCAGCGACCCTCAACGTCTGATGCAGCGCCTGCGCCAGCTGGTGATCAGTTGGGACAGCGATGCCAGCGATGTCCGTGTCGAAACCCAACCCGCGCCCTTGGACGACGGCCAGGACGACGACGACCGCAACGGTGGCACGCCCAGCCAGTTCTTCACCGAGGATGAGGCCGAGGCGCCCAGCGCCCCGCCCCCGGCGTCCGACGGCGTGCAACGCTACGGCGAACTGGACACGCTGCTCAGCGGCGATGGCGATGGCGCCGGTGCGGATGCTGCCGCCCAGGCACAGGCGCTTCAGGCCTGGCCGGACATCGGCCGCAGCCTCTCCGGCACGGTCACTCACGCGTTGCGCGGCGATGACCTGCGAGCGCAGGAACTGATCGCCGAGATCGACGCCGCACATGCCGAGTTGGTGCGCGACGGCGCGACGCCCGAGCGTGCGACCCAGCTGGAAGCGCTGTGCGCCCGGGTGCGGCGCTGGCTGGATCATCGCGGCCATGCCTTCAGCGAACTGGGCAAGCTCTGCGGCGAGCTCACCGACAGCCTGGCCGATCTGGCCGAGGACGATTCCTGGGCTCAGGGCCAGTGCGAGGCCATGGGCCAGACGCTGTCGCAGGGCCTGACCGCCCGCAGCGTGCGCTCGGTCAGCGAGCTGCTGCACAGCACCCGCGCACGGCAACACAGCCTGCGCGAGGAACGCGGCCGGGCACGCGATGCGCTCAAGGGTCTGATCAACCGGATGCTGCAGGAGCTGGGCGAACTCGGCCAGCACACCGACCGATTCACCGACAGCGTCGGCAAGTACGCCGAAGTGATCGAGCAGGCCGATACGCTGGAGAGCCTGGCCGGCGTGGTCCGGGAGATGGTCGAGGAAAGCCGCAGCGTGCAGTCGCTGGTGCAGCAGACCCGCGGTCGGTTGCGTGATGAACATGACCGTGCCAGCCAGTTGGCCGAGCGGGTCGAGCAACTCGAGGGGGAGTTGCGCAAGCTCTCCAGCGAGGTCCAGACCGATCAGCTCACCCAGGTCGCCAACCGGCGCGGCCTGATCGCCACCTTCGAGACCGAGAAAGCCAAGCTGGAGCGAGAGCCCAAGCCGATGGCGCTGGCGCTGCTGGACATCGACAACTTCAAGAAGCTCAACGACAGCCTGGGACATGCCGCCGGCGACGAGGCGCTGAAGTCGCTGGCCGCCCGCGTGTCCGGCATGCTCCGGCCGGGCGACAAGGTGGGCCGCTGGGGCGGCGAGGAATTCGTGCTCATCCTGCCGGAAGCCCCGTTGGAGGAGGCCCAGGCGGTGCTGATGCGCTTGCAGCGGTCGCTGTCGGCCAGCCTGTTCATGCATGAGGGCCGCGACGTGTTCGTCACCTTCTCCGCCGGCGTGACGCTGTATCGCCAGGGCGAGACCCTGGAGCTGGCGCTGGACCGCGCGGACGAGGCGCTCTACGAGGCCAAGCGCACCGGCAAGAACCGGGCATGCGTGGCCTGA
- a CDS encoding Hpt domain-containing protein, whose translation MPSRLAPTPTVLDEQALARLRELDPGGANHLVQRVVDAFLKSLDQHAPVLAQGCNDLTDLGALRHVAHTLKSAAASLGATTLSQRCAEIEAQARDGRRDGLPALLDAVLADIEGVRIAMRPLLQPTR comes from the coding sequence ATGCCGTCCCGACTCGCGCCGACGCCCACCGTCCTGGATGAGCAGGCCCTTGCCCGTCTGCGCGAGCTGGACCCGGGCGGTGCGAACCATCTGGTGCAACGTGTGGTGGATGCCTTCCTGAAGTCCCTGGATCAGCACGCTCCGGTGCTGGCCCAGGGCTGCAACGACCTGACCGACCTCGGCGCGCTGCGCCATGTGGCCCACACCCTGAAATCCGCCGCGGCCAGCCTGGGGGCCACCACCCTCTCGCAACGCTGTGCCGAGATCGAGGCCCAGGCCCGGGACGGTCGACGCGACGGCCTGCCAGCCTTGCTGGACGCCGTGCTCGCCGACATCGAGGGCGTTCGCATCGCGATGCGCCCCTTGCTCCAACCGACCCGCTGA
- a CDS encoding metallophosphoesterase family protein, whose product MTVLLQVSDPHFGTERPRVMQALERLVRLQRPDVLLMTGDITQRARRPEFSAARAFVDRLAVPATLVLPGNHDIPLFNLWARVWDPYARFRHVFGATLEREYDSPQALVLTLNTTRWYRHTDGEISESQIERVARRLASATPAQCRVVAVHQPVAVTRESDQVNLLRGHERAVRRWAQAGADLVVGGHIHLPFVVPLHERWPDLPRRMWAVQAGTALSTRVRAGISNSVNLIRVGADRHIERWDYDESTGEFTEVDATPLNP is encoded by the coding sequence ATGACCGTGCTCTTGCAGGTCTCCGATCCGCATTTCGGTACCGAACGGCCCCGGGTCATGCAGGCGCTGGAGCGTCTGGTCCGTCTGCAACGGCCTGATGTGCTGTTGATGACCGGCGACATCACCCAACGCGCGCGACGCCCGGAGTTCAGCGCCGCGCGGGCCTTTGTCGATCGACTGGCGGTGCCCGCCACGCTGGTGCTGCCCGGCAACCATGACATCCCGCTGTTCAACCTCTGGGCGCGGGTGTGGGATCCGTATGCACGCTTCCGTCATGTCTTCGGTGCGACGCTGGAGCGTGAGTACGACAGCCCGCAGGCGCTGGTGCTGACGCTCAACACCACGCGCTGGTATCGGCATACCGACGGCGAGATTTCCGAATCGCAGATCGAGCGCGTCGCCCGCCGGCTGGCGTCTGCCACGCCGGCGCAATGCCGGGTGGTGGCCGTGCATCAGCCGGTCGCGGTCACGCGGGAGAGCGATCAGGTCAACCTGCTGCGCGGCCATGAACGGGCCGTTCGGCGTTGGGCGCAGGCGGGCGCCGACCTGGTGGTCGGCGGACACATCCATCTGCCATTCGTGGTGCCGCTGCATGAGCGCTGGCCGGATCTGCCGCGTCGCATGTGGGCGGTGCAGGCCGGCACGGCGCTGAGTACCCGGGTGCGCGCCGGGATCTCGAATTCGGTCAACCTGATCCGGGTCGGCGCGGACCGGCACATTGAACGCTGGGACTATGACGAATCGACCGGCGAGTTCACCGAGGTGGATGCGACGCCGCTGAATCCGTGA
- a CDS encoding sensor histidine kinase, translated as MLALGLASLALVLLLALNLEPAGPGLVLTALVAGAVLMLFVAAVAWHLAVRLARVQFGGLLRESRQHAQHLTLLLPDWLWQTDAGHHLVRWQAPQGAPSSSWAGTPMNGAITQMLWDRFEPLDASQDPVARLHAQQSFSGLLLKDPQGRTWTLRAQAVMDEEGRFNGYLGSARLLEGAAHPAEEAGQIGQGSAAGAGTSAAAVVAAPLAEAQPATDWLQALPGPAWLLSEVQPCAQTRLIDFNDAAAHIMGGAGQSRGQLWRACEERLPEELRQALAQPDFQSGCACGAWWLCLTPMPRGGQGLLSLWPQGAVDTVPAALALQAAEQARADQASFSYTVSHDLRAPLRVVEGFTRILKEDYGRLLDRAGNDHLERVLGASARMHSMIDALLALSQLSSQALRHETVDLSLLGSQVMDELRRQAPHREVEAHVQPGLRVQGDPTLLRLVLENLLGNAWKYSGKRDQAVIRLESMTLEGERVFVVSDNGAGFDMRFADRLFGVFQRLHSASDFQGTGVGLASARRIVRRHGGDMWAESEVGQGARFYFKLP; from the coding sequence ATGCTGGCCTTGGGCCTGGCATCGCTTGCGCTGGTCTTGCTGCTGGCATTGAACCTGGAGCCCGCCGGCCCCGGGCTGGTGCTGACCGCGCTGGTCGCGGGCGCGGTGCTGATGTTGTTCGTGGCGGCAGTGGCCTGGCACCTGGCGGTCCGCCTGGCGCGGGTGCAGTTCGGCGGGCTGCTGCGCGAGTCGCGGCAGCACGCCCAGCACCTGACCCTGCTGCTGCCGGACTGGCTCTGGCAGACCGATGCCGGCCATCATCTGGTGCGCTGGCAGGCGCCGCAGGGGGCGCCGTCCTCGAGTTGGGCCGGCACGCCGATGAATGGCGCCATCACCCAGATGCTGTGGGACCGATTCGAACCGCTGGACGCCAGCCAGGACCCGGTGGCCCGTCTGCACGCGCAGCAGTCCTTCAGCGGCTTGCTGCTCAAGGATCCGCAGGGCCGGACGTGGACGCTGCGGGCGCAGGCGGTCATGGACGAGGAGGGGCGGTTCAACGGCTACCTGGGGTCGGCCCGCCTGCTGGAGGGAGCTGCACACCCGGCCGAGGAGGCGGGGCAGATCGGCCAAGGCAGTGCGGCGGGCGCGGGCACGTCGGCCGCCGCGGTCGTCGCGGCGCCGTTGGCCGAGGCTCAGCCGGCGACCGACTGGCTGCAGGCCCTGCCGGGCCCGGCCTGGTTGCTGAGCGAGGTGCAGCCCTGCGCGCAGACCCGGCTCATCGATTTCAACGATGCGGCAGCGCACATCATGGGCGGCGCCGGCCAGTCCCGCGGCCAGCTCTGGCGGGCGTGCGAGGAGCGTCTGCCCGAGGAGCTCCGGCAGGCGCTGGCGCAGCCCGACTTCCAGTCCGGCTGTGCCTGTGGCGCCTGGTGGCTGTGCCTGACGCCGATGCCGCGCGGCGGGCAGGGCTTGCTCAGTCTGTGGCCGCAAGGCGCGGTGGACACCGTGCCGGCCGCGTTGGCGCTGCAGGCGGCAGAGCAGGCGAGGGCGGACCAGGCCTCGTTCAGCTACACCGTCTCGCATGACCTGCGGGCGCCGCTGCGGGTGGTGGAGGGCTTCACGCGGATCCTCAAGGAGGATTACGGCCGGCTGCTGGACCGCGCGGGCAATGACCACCTGGAGCGGGTGCTGGGCGCCTCGGCGCGCATGCACAGCATGATCGATGCCTTGCTGGCTTTGTCGCAGCTGTCGTCGCAGGCGCTGCGGCACGAGACGGTCGATCTCTCGCTGCTGGGGTCGCAAGTCATGGATGAATTGCGTCGGCAGGCGCCGCACCGGGAGGTGGAGGCGCATGTCCAACCGGGTTTGCGGGTCCAGGGTGATCCGACCTTGCTGCGGCTGGTGCTGGAGAACCTGCTGGGCAATGCCTGGAAGTACAGCGGCAAGCGCGACCAGGCGGTGATCCGGCTGGAGTCGATGACCTTGGAGGGGGAGCGGGTGTTTGTCGTCAGCGACAACGGTGCCGGTTTCGACATGCGGTTTGCGGACCGGCTCTTCGGCGTG
- a CDS encoding metal-dependent hydrolase — MLKFLREAAASSAPCAGLERPRRRGHIAAICMAVAALAATGAIAQVAAPERSSPAASDSRPAGQTEVVWLGQAAFKITSPGGKVIVIDPWLKANPQTPPAYKQLESFGRVDVLLVTHGHGDHWADAPALATLYNTPLRGPGDLLQSAGALGILPTALLPRMNKGGTVEAAPGIRVTMVRAEHSSVLLWRNPATNKDEVHPGGEPIGWIIELENGLRIYHAGDTAVFGDMRWIGERYRPDLALVPIGGNFTMDPGDAAYAVAELLRPKAVIPMHYGANPLAKGTPKEFAAALDKLDRSGRIKVVVPQPGERLQF; from the coding sequence ATGCTGAAATTCCTGCGTGAGGCCGCTGCCTCGAGCGCACCATGTGCTGGCCTTGAACGCCCTCGCCGCCGAGGGCATATCGCGGCCATCTGCATGGCGGTGGCCGCCCTCGCGGCAACCGGCGCCATCGCCCAAGTCGCGGCACCTGAGCGCTCGTCGCCTGCGGCCAGCGACAGCCGACCCGCCGGTCAGACGGAAGTGGTCTGGCTGGGTCAGGCGGCCTTCAAGATCACCTCGCCCGGCGGCAAGGTCATCGTCATCGACCCCTGGCTGAAAGCCAATCCGCAGACCCCGCCGGCCTACAAGCAATTGGAGTCCTTCGGTCGGGTCGACGTGCTGCTGGTGACCCACGGGCACGGCGATCACTGGGCCGACGCCCCGGCGCTCGCCACCCTGTACAACACGCCGCTGCGCGGGCCGGGCGATCTCCTGCAGTCGGCCGGCGCGCTGGGCATCCTGCCGACGGCCTTGCTGCCGCGCATGAACAAGGGCGGCACGGTGGAGGCCGCGCCCGGGATCCGGGTGACGATGGTGCGGGCGGAGCATTCGTCCGTGCTGCTGTGGCGCAACCCGGCCACCAACAAGGACGAGGTCCATCCCGGCGGCGAGCCGATCGGATGGATCATCGAACTGGAAAATGGCCTGCGGATCTATCACGCGGGAGATACCGCGGTGTTCGGCGACATGCGCTGGATCGGCGAGCGCTACCGGCCCGATCTGGCGTTGGTCCCGATCGGCGGCAACTTCACCATGGATCCGGGCGATGCGGCCTATGCGGTGGCAGAGCTGCTCCGTCCCAAGGCGGTGATCCCGATGCATTACGGTGCCAACCCCTTGGCGAAGGGCACGCCCAAGGAGTTTGCCGCCGCACTGGACAAGCTGGACCGGTCCGGCCGCATCAAGGTGGTGGTGCCGCAGCCTGGCGAGCGCTTGCAGTTCTGA
- a CDS encoding phosphatase PAP2 family protein, with the protein MTFVLPLSTMAPLAASTTAATASAHSPTVLATAPATAAPTEALAPWLHLASQAGAQAPWLFLALLTTVGLISWLGGRVLLRQPHPTPTVGSAPPTLMLVLRLGAGFGLIVGCAALFAEIAEALQAGAVLGRLDEAFILGMIDQVPAALLQAFYGLTFLSNRASQYALGISVALLLLWGRRPWLALGWALAVAGNGLLNTTLKHVFERARPEHPTPWLTETGFSFPSGHSSGAVVTFGMLAYLATRLLPARWHLPALVAAAMVAFSVGASRIFLRVHFPSDVLAGFSSGLAWLTVCIVSIELVRWYRRLRA; encoded by the coding sequence ATGACCTTCGTCTTGCCCTTGTCCACGATGGCGCCGCTGGCGGCCTCCACGACGGCCGCGACCGCTTCGGCCCACTCGCCCACGGTCCTGGCCACCGCACCCGCCACCGCCGCGCCGACCGAGGCGCTGGCGCCCTGGCTGCACCTCGCGTCCCAAGCCGGCGCCCAAGCGCCGTGGCTGTTCCTTGCGCTGCTGACGACCGTGGGGTTGATCAGTTGGCTCGGGGGCCGGGTGTTGCTGCGGCAGCCGCATCCCACGCCGACAGTGGGCAGCGCCCCGCCCACGCTGATGCTGGTGCTGCGACTGGGGGCGGGATTCGGCTTGATCGTCGGCTGCGCGGCGCTGTTCGCCGAGATCGCCGAAGCGCTGCAAGCGGGTGCGGTGTTGGGTCGACTCGACGAGGCCTTCATCCTCGGGATGATCGACCAGGTGCCGGCAGCGCTGCTGCAGGCGTTCTACGGACTGACCTTCCTGTCCAACCGGGCCTCGCAGTACGCGCTGGGCATCTCGGTCGCGCTGTTGCTGCTGTGGGGACGGCGTCCGTGGCTGGCGCTGGGCTGGGCCCTGGCGGTGGCCGGCAATGGCTTGCTGAACACCACCCTGAAGCATGTCTTCGAGCGCGCCCGTCCGGAGCACCCCACGCCGTGGCTGACCGAAACCGGCTTCAGTTTCCCCAGCGGACACAGCTCCGGCGCGGTCGTCACCTTCGGCATGCTCGCCTATCTCGCCACCCGGCTGCTGCCGGCGCGCTGGCACCTGCCTGCACTGGTGGCTGCGGCAATGGTCGCGTTCTCGGTGGGCGCGAGCCGGATCTTCCTGCGGGTGCACTTTCCCAGCGATGTGCTGGCCGGTTTCTCGTCCGGCTTGGCCTGGTTGACGGTGTGCATCGTCAGCATCGAGCTGGTGCGCTGGTATCGGCGCCTGCGCGCTTAG
- a CDS encoding putative bifunctional diguanylate cyclase/phosphodiesterase, whose translation MKEGELNERPRVLLVDDDQVNVILIEAALREHGFDVTSTHSGEQALEMVTQWTPELIVMDALMPGLDGFETCERLRGLAGFENAPILMLTGLDDEASINRAYQAGATDFFVKSTQWRLLAGRLRYLLRSSRTRIELERSKAKLARAQDLARMGSFEWQSGQGFKLANEALRVFGRSTTDPLDFIGVMRMVPREERLLFMRLLRDVVAHNSVLVTDLPFTLLDGRQRVIHIEAEPEFNEHGNACGYTGVIQDVTDRRMAEDRIRQLANFDALTGLPNRRQLIWRAERAIEAGRRMGHEVGLLLIDLDRFKVINDTLGHAAGDELLMEVGRRLRSCVRHSDQVMEGMLESVGTRSHRTLEAVGRLGGDEFVALLPEVGDESDAERVADRVLEALREPIFIAGQECFVTASVGISLYPRDGLTMADLLRNADVAMYAVKNQGRNASALYTPMLAGRGREKLELESALHKAIERDELVLHYQPKIDVRTAKMVGAEALMRWRRGNTLVPPGDFIPLAEETGLIVPLSEWALREAARQAKVWQLNFGFSESIAVNLPNRLFERSDLVEHIHQFVSQWGVPHRAIQLEITETGLMKDLQAVIPALHRLNEVGVEISIDDFGTGYSSLAYLTTLPISEVKIDRSFVRDLGITPQSSAVVTAIIALARSLGLQVIAEGVETLRQMEVLRRLDCSLMQGFLFSKPLPPDDLERWLAQTVLPRKAPWILPASDAGDDPSQR comes from the coding sequence GTGAAGGAAGGCGAACTGAACGAACGACCCCGCGTCCTGCTTGTGGACGATGACCAGGTCAACGTGATCCTGATCGAGGCCGCGCTGCGCGAGCACGGCTTCGATGTGACCTCGACCCACAGCGGCGAACAGGCGCTGGAGATGGTCACGCAATGGACGCCGGAGCTGATCGTCATGGACGCGCTGATGCCCGGCCTGGACGGGTTCGAGACCTGCGAGCGCCTGCGCGGCCTGGCCGGCTTCGAGAACGCCCCGATCCTGATGCTGACCGGTCTGGACGACGAGGCCTCGATCAACCGCGCCTACCAGGCCGGCGCCACCGACTTCTTCGTCAAATCCACCCAGTGGCGCCTGCTGGCCGGGCGGCTGCGTTACCTGCTGCGCAGCTCGCGCACCCGCATCGAGCTCGAACGCAGCAAGGCCAAGCTGGCCCGCGCGCAAGACCTGGCCCGCATGGGCAGCTTCGAATGGCAATCCGGCCAGGGCTTCAAGCTGGCCAACGAGGCCCTGCGGGTGTTTGGCCGCAGCACCACCGATCCGCTCGACTTCATCGGCGTGATGCGCATGGTCCCGCGCGAGGAGCGGCTGCTGTTCATGCGGCTGCTGCGCGACGTGGTCGCCCACAACTCGGTGCTGGTGACCGACCTGCCCTTCACCCTGCTCGACGGCCGCCAACGGGTCATTCACATCGAGGCCGAGCCCGAATTCAACGAGCACGGCAACGCCTGCGGCTACACCGGCGTGATCCAGGATGTGACCGACCGCCGCATGGCGGAAGACCGCATCCGCCAGCTCGCCAACTTCGATGCGCTCACCGGCCTGCCCAATCGGCGCCAGCTGATCTGGCGCGCCGAACGCGCGATCGAGGCCGGTCGCCGCATGGGCCATGAAGTGGGCCTGCTGCTGATCGACCTGGACCGCTTCAAGGTCATCAACGACACCCTGGGCCATGCGGCCGGCGATGAGCTGCTGATGGAAGTCGGCCGCCGGCTGCGCTCTTGCGTGCGCCATTCCGACCAGGTGATGGAAGGCATGCTGGAGTCGGTCGGCACCCGATCGCACCGCACGCTGGAGGCGGTCGGCCGGCTCGGCGGCGACGAGTTCGTGGCGCTGCTGCCCGAGGTCGGCGACGAAAGCGATGCCGAGCGCGTGGCCGACCGGGTGCTGGAAGCCCTGCGCGAACCGATCTTCATTGCCGGGCAGGAGTGCTTTGTCACCGCCAGCGTCGGCATCTCGCTCTATCCGCGCGACGGCCTCACCATGGCCGACCTGTTGCGCAATGCCGACGTCGCCATGTATGCGGTGAAGAACCAGGGCCGCAATGCCTCGGCGCTCTACACCCCGATGCTGGCTGGACGGGGCCGTGAAAAGCTGGAGCTGGAATCGGCGCTGCACAAGGCCATCGAGCGCGACGAGCTGGTGCTGCACTACCAGCCCAAGATCGATGTGCGCACCGCCAAGATGGTGGGCGCCGAAGCGCTGATGCGCTGGCGGCGGGGCAACACCCTGGTGCCGCCGGGTGACTTCATCCCGTTGGCAGAGGAAACCGGCCTGATCGTGCCGCTGTCCGAATGGGCGCTGCGCGAGGCGGCCCGCCAGGCCAAGGTCTGGCAACTGAATTTCGGCTTCTCCGAGTCGATCGCGGTGAACCTGCCGAACCGGCTGTTCGAGCGGTCCGACCTGGTCGAGCACATCCATCAATTCGTCAGCCAGTGGGGCGTGCCGCACCGGGCGATCCAGCTGGAGATCACCGAGACCGGGCTGATGAAGGACCTGCAGGCGGTGATTCCGGCCTTGCATCGGCTCAACGAAGTCGGGGTGGAAATCTCCATCGACGATTTCGGCACCGGTTATTCGTCGCTGGCCTATCTGACAACGCTGCCCATCTCCGAAGTGAAGATCGACCGCAGTTTTGTGCGGGATCTGGGCATTACGCCGCAGAGTTCCGCCGTGGTCACTGCCATCATTGCGTTGGCGCGATCGCTGGGTCTGCAGGTGATCGCGGAAGGGGTGGAGACCTTGCGCCAGATGGAAGTGTTGCGTCGGCTGGACTGCAGCCTGATGCAGGGCTTCCTCTTCAGCAAGCCCTTGCCGCCCGATGACCTGGAACGCTGGCTGGCTCAGACCGTGCTGCCGCGCAAAGCACCGTGGATCCTGCCGGCCTCCGATGCCGGCGACGACCCCTCCCAACGCTGA